From the Bacteroidota bacterium genome, the window GCTTTGCTTCTTTCGATCGGACCTCAGTCGAGGAAACTGGCAGGGAAGTAGAGACAGACAAAATGAAGCGCATTGTTCAGAAGTTCTATGATCAGCTTAGTGACCCGAACAGTCCGCAAGCAGACAAAATGACCCAGAAATACATGCACGAAGACTGGCTCTCTACGCCACAACCCATTGGCGGACCTGGCCGGGCGGGATTTGTGCAGACGTTGGCCATTTTTGGTGGTATGATTCCTGACCTGAACTGGGACGTGAAAGAAATGATTGTTGATGGCAATCGGGTAACGGTTCGATCAATC encodes:
- a CDS encoding ester cyclase, with the translated sequence MPLFCVAVLAGFASFDRTSVEETGREVETDKMKRIVQKFYDQLSDPNSPQADKMTQKYMHEDWLSTPQPIGGPGRAGFVQTLAIFGGMIPDLNWDVKEMIVDGNRVTVRSIATGTPNAPGGEFFGVVTKGEKSFEIMTIDIHTVENNKLVRSYHVEDWLTATQQVAGQ